The following coding sequences lie in one Thermomicrobium sp. 4228-Ro genomic window:
- a CDS encoding winged helix-turn-helix transcriptional regulator, translating to MQTTPLPPEQCPLAQTAAILCDRWTPLILRDLARGLSRFSELERSVRGISPKTLSSRLKHLEATGLIRRIEENGGRTRYELTTRGRALLPLVRAMRDYGRTWLSTRSSG from the coding sequence ATGCAGACCACACCTCTGCCACCGGAACAGTGCCCGCTCGCCCAGACGGCAGCGATCCTCTGCGACCGGTGGACACCGCTGATCTTGCGGGATCTCGCCCGTGGCCTGAGCCGTTTCAGCGAGCTCGAGCGTTCGGTTCGTGGCATCAGCCCCAAGACGCTGTCTTCACGCCTCAAGCACCTCGAAGCGACCGGCCTGATTCGCCGGATCGAGGAAAACGGTGGACGCACACGCTATGAACTCACCACCCGTGGTCGCGCACTCTTGCCACTCGTCCGCGCCATGCGCGACTACGGCCGAACCTGGCTCAGTACGCGCTCATCCGGCTGA
- a CDS encoding methyl-accepting chemotaxis protein — translation MNGAAETMDRSRDRISLWILWGHALAALAVVFLFGKHPLWQALVGATVLSGTATIGYRFLAGTRWYRLLTAGLLMLYAALLIHLSGGLIEMHFQIFVALAFLIIYYDWLPIVLAAGLIAVHHVLFNAFWPYSVYKDGPSWTITSLHAFFVVLQTAAGILIAQRVRTSALAVAQAARRLATEQVPTFAQTLRRIAAGDLTQSARFATDDVTVNWRDEIGQMVESFNAVQHQLGNAASELDTMVKQLRTMVADIRAAADGLTDATEEMNHATTGSVDAMRDVNASVIEVGQGASEVAHAAASARVSMEQLQQVVQAVATGASAQARSLERINAAANELAGHVHQVLADTAAVEEATLNSRRSADSGADAVRQTIDAMLEIRNVVLSAAERVAELGRLGQEISSVVETIDNIAEQTNLLALNAAIEAARAGEHGRGFAVVADEVRKLAERSRRETQDIAALIEQVRQATEQAVAAMRTGADRVASGADRAEQAGRALQTILEAVEQTSQKVDAITAAARKMAAASDRVIAALRDISSVIEQNATAAEEMAAQAHQVTDAVKAIDRIVGTQQQNVERVQRQVDTATQMIEEVGAQSGIVERYATRLRELIANFRIGEGAEAPTDSMQAQPASNAEPNGHAGRVPLSQRLRLEQLVAQVRSNGHGHG, via the coding sequence ATGAACGGAGCAGCAGAGACGATGGATCGCAGCCGTGACCGTATCAGCCTGTGGATTCTCTGGGGCCATGCACTCGCTGCTCTCGCTGTCGTGTTCCTCTTCGGAAAACATCCGCTCTGGCAGGCGCTCGTCGGCGCCACAGTTCTGAGCGGTACCGCCACGATCGGCTATCGGTTCCTCGCCGGTACCCGCTGGTACCGGCTTCTGACTGCTGGACTCCTCATGCTCTATGCTGCCCTCCTCATCCATCTCTCCGGAGGGCTCATCGAAATGCACTTCCAAATCTTCGTGGCTCTCGCCTTCCTGATCATCTACTACGACTGGCTGCCGATCGTGCTCGCAGCAGGGCTCATCGCTGTTCATCATGTGCTCTTCAATGCCTTCTGGCCGTACAGCGTCTATAAGGACGGTCCATCGTGGACCATCACGTCCCTTCACGCCTTCTTCGTCGTGCTGCAAACAGCGGCCGGCATCCTGATCGCGCAGCGCGTGCGGACGAGCGCGCTCGCGGTCGCTCAGGCAGCGCGACGCCTCGCGACCGAGCAAGTCCCCACGTTCGCCCAAACGCTGCGCCGCATCGCTGCTGGTGACCTGACACAGTCCGCCCGCTTCGCGACCGACGATGTCACGGTCAACTGGCGAGACGAAATCGGCCAGATGGTCGAGTCGTTCAATGCAGTGCAGCATCAGCTCGGAAATGCTGCCAGCGAACTCGACACGATGGTCAAGCAGCTCCGTACGATGGTAGCCGATATCCGTGCCGCTGCAGACGGTCTCACCGACGCGACGGAGGAAATGAACCACGCGACCACTGGCTCGGTCGACGCGATGCGGGACGTGAACGCGAGCGTGATCGAGGTCGGCCAAGGTGCTAGTGAGGTCGCGCACGCTGCTGCTTCGGCACGCGTCTCGATGGAACAGCTGCAACAAGTAGTCCAAGCCGTGGCCACGGGAGCCAGCGCACAAGCACGGAGCCTCGAACGTATCAACGCAGCAGCCAACGAACTCGCCGGTCACGTACACCAGGTGCTCGCCGACACTGCTGCCGTCGAGGAGGCGACGCTCAACTCTCGACGTTCGGCCGATAGCGGCGCCGATGCCGTCAGACAGACGATCGACGCCATGCTGGAGATCCGAAACGTCGTCCTCTCGGCTGCCGAGCGTGTCGCCGAACTCGGACGGCTCGGTCAGGAGATCAGCTCGGTCGTGGAGACGATCGACAACATCGCGGAGCAAACGAATTTGCTCGCGCTCAACGCAGCGATCGAGGCCGCGCGCGCTGGCGAGCACGGTCGCGGCTTCGCTGTGGTTGCTGACGAAGTGCGCAAGCTGGCTGAACGCAGCCGACGGGAGACTCAGGACATCGCGGCGTTGATCGAGCAGGTTCGCCAGGCGACCGAGCAAGCTGTCGCTGCGATGCGCACCGGTGCCGATCGAGTCGCGAGCGGCGCGGACCGAGCCGAGCAAGCAGGTCGAGCGCTGCAGACGATTCTCGAAGCGGTCGAACAGACCAGCCAGAAGGTCGATGCGATCACAGCCGCTGCTCGGAAAATGGCGGCCGCCAGCGATCGCGTGATCGCTGCGCTGCGCGATATCAGTAGCGTGATCGAGCAGAACGCGACGGCTGCTGAGGAAATGGCCGCCCAGGCCCATCAGGTGACCGACGCGGTGAAAGCGATCGACCGAATCGTCGGAACGCAACAGCAGAACGTCGAACGGGTCCAGCGGCAAGTCGACACAGCGACGCAGATGATCGAAGAAGTCGGAGCGCAATCCGGCATCGTCGAACGCTATGCGACGCGTCTCCGCGAACTCATCGCCAACTTCCGGATCGGCGAGGGAGCAGAGGCACCGACCGACAGCATGCAAGCACAGCCGGCAAGCAATGCGGAACCGAACGGTCATGCTGGAAGGGTACCGCTGAGCCAGCGGTTACGGCTCGAGCAGCTCGTCGCACAGGTCCGCAGTAACGGTCACGGGCACGGGTGA